Within Sorghum bicolor cultivar BTx623 chromosome 2, Sorghum_bicolor_NCBIv3, whole genome shotgun sequence, the genomic segment TGTGCCGCTTTGGTACTGTATGACGTTGTGTTTGGACATGAATACCTGGTGCAGATTTTGTCAGCTTTTTCTGTCCGATATGGTCTTGTATATGGTCATTCCACTCCATACTCGTTGAGTTGTGGCATCTGTGTTACTGAATAGTGCCTGATTCttgttcaaaaaaaagaaagaaaagtgcCTGATGCATATTGTTGGTGCTATCTCTAGGGCAAGGTGACAATCACTGCCAAGTCTGGAGTGAAGTTGGAGATTCCAGATGGAGCTGTACTTGAGAACAAGGTATAAGCAACATCTCATCGATATGACATTTCCAATTGCTGTGCTTTGGTTTGCCCTGACACATGGTTTCTGCTCGCTCCAGGATGTCAATGGCCCTGAGGATCTTTAAGCGATGCTTGGCGTCACCAGTTTTTCCCAAGGACATGTCACAGGAGCTGGCAACCCTAATCACCCCCACTGAGCTCTATCTTTTGTAATTTTCTTGTGCATTCCGCTTCCGTTGTGAGGGTTCTGTGAGCCCGCTAGAGAATAATTGTGATCTTTGGTGCGTCTGTACTTCTGTTTTTGGTGCACCAGGGACGTATATTTTGCTGAAATGATCTTTGCTGTATGGCGTCTTACCGGGAGTCCGGGAGGTCCGTGCGGTATGATGATGTCTTATCGGGAGGTCTCGTGTAGATGCCTAGGTGGTACATGCATGGTGCTCGAGAATATTGTTATGGAAAAAAGCACAAAGTGAAAGGGCACAAAATGGCCATATTCCCTAGGTAACGCCGTCATGCGGGGCACTTTTCGCGCGCATGGCGCTTGTGGTTATGCTCCTGCTTGTTCGAATCGAATGTGCTGGATAAAGCGTGATCCATCCGGGATGCACTGTACCTGCCGGCAATTCCATTATCCGGCCCTATCCTGTAGGTCTTCCACCTTGGTTACCTGAAGTCCTGAACAAATTGCAGCGACTCCCCTCATGGTCCGGTAAATTAGCTGGGGTCGTACAATTCTTATAAACCCATCTTGTTTTGTTCAAGTTAAACTAACAATGAATAACTTAAAGTTTAGACAGATTGTCAGCACAACCCTTCGTTCTAAATTATTGTCAGCCCTGTTCACTTGAACTTATTAGTTCGTTCGGCTTATTAATCGTTGTATAGTGTTTTTCACTCTTAACAAAATAGTATCAGCCGCAGAAACCATCTAGGCGTGtatatctaaggccttgtttagttcatctaaaaactatttttttttcaagattctttgtcacatcgagtcttatgacacatgcatggagcattaaatatagatgaaaataaaaactaattacatagtttgctcgtaaatcgtgagacaaatcttttaagcatatTTACTCTatgatgattggacaatatttgtcaaataaaaacgaaaatgctacagtgtcaaaatccgaaaactttttggatctaaacaaggcctaagtacatagcaaaaattatatatctagaaaatCAAAACAGTTTATAACTTGAAACGGAGGGAGTGCTATATATttgcaaaaggaaaaaaaaagattgaCATGTGCTATATTCATAATCAAGAGCTCAAACGTAACCAAGGCCAGTcttaatgcatgtttcatgagagtgtcatgcacattaaatagggtgccacataagcaaaattgctgacttggtagggttattaaatgaaggagtttcattagatgagagaggagtttcatcctcatgaaacctacgtggctcggttacctagtttatagtcttggtaactgtctcataaaactatacattgagactagcctaataGTATACTACTTTTTATGCActattagaaaaaaaaagcatCACATTGTcaaatcataaattaattattgATGCAATTAGTTTTGAAATTGGTCTATGTCCAATACTCTTTATTAGTGTCAAAAGATAAGATGTGACAGGACTAGACTTAAGTCTGCAGGAAAAAAGAAACTGTAGATAGATGTCTACTGCATGCGTGTTTTCAAACACCGAGCATAACACACCTCAATATAGCAAGTACCTAGGCAGCGGCCAACAGATTGCAACACACCTCATTAGAGCATGCACATAGGCAGTGGCCAACAGATTGCCTACGAAGACTGAAAAAAGGTGACGGCTTTTGCAAGATTTTGTCCGGGCGCTTGCAACTCGGGCGACGCGATTTTGTATGCGCGCTTGCAACCGGGGCAACACGAAACAGACTTAACAGCTCACGTTCAGCTTCAAGGTTAAAATAGTAGGCTATTGGCAAATACAGCTATTTCAATAGCTATATAGcagtttttaaaaaaacataaaaataaaattagttGATGCACAAAAACATGATAATCATGAAATTTGATGAACACAGATATGGTTCCTATATTTCAAGAGTCTTGGGAGCATTACTTAATACTCCATCCGTccccaaatactgctatttctagcagaTTTCAGACAGATTAGTGTGACAAACAAAAAACCATTCTACCCTTAATTAATTTAGgttccaccatttaatcatgcaTGTTAAGCCATGATTCTCTGGTTCCAACGGGCTGCATTTAATGTCAACTGAATAGACTCAACCAATTATCATGCGCTAAAGTACTACTCCCTAGAAAAAATTAAATGAGTTGGTGAACCACGCAAGTTCCGAGGATAATTAAATGGGCTGGTGGACTGAGTATGctagtagaaatagcagtatttgtggacaaaattttctcctagaaataacagtatttagggacggagggagtatgataTTTACAACATGGTTCATGAAACTCAAGTGTGTTATCCAAAAGACCAAATTAACATCCAAAGATAAGCAGATCATAGCTAGATCATCATCGTTGTAGCTGAAATTGAAATAGCGAGCTATTTTAGAGCTAAAGCTAAGCAATATAGCGACGCTAAAGCACAATTTAGCAGCCATAGCTATAACGACAAATGTCTCTCCAAcagctatagcggcgctatagacCGCTATTTAAGACCATATTCAGCATCTGCAACCTTTCCATCTTTACTCATATGGCCATTTTGCAACCTGCAATTTGGATGACAGCATGATTCAGGATTAATTCAAACAAATATTTTTTAAGTACGCTGAAAATATCCGTGAAAAAAATTGACAGCATTATACATGAAAAAAATTGACAGCATTATACATGATTcagctattttttttattaattcaAACAAACACTCATGAAAAAATTGCATTATACATTACATGTCTAAAGCCACAAGGCAAGGCTGACTTTATTCTTCATTTCTTCAACAGGTGCCAATATCCGTGACTTGAGGTCTCCTAATACTCTGGGGTAACACAGCACAGTGAGTTTTCGATTTCACAAATAAGTACACTGAAAATACTGCCCTCACATACTTACCGGAAGCATTCAACCAGTAAATTGACAGCATCAGACATAAAGCTGTTGTGCACATTAACAGAAACATAAGGTGACACCTGTAACATGAAACACCTAGAAAGTGAACTCTATAATTTGAAATCATGCAACTACAATTTAAAATATAAAGATGGTGAAATCCTAGAGGGCCTTGCAGACTTTGAAGAggaatttgagggtttgatgtGAACAAAAGGGTTGGCAATCAGGAGCACATGCACAGGCACAACTTACTGCTTCAATCACATGAGGCAAAGAGGACGATGATGAACCATCATCAGAGCAGACCGGTGCAATTCTATTGTACCAAGGCTTCCTAAGTTCCAAGTGTTCCTCTGCAAAGCGCAAAAAAAAACATGAATTCTCGTGTGCAAGGATCACAGAAAATGGTCATTAAGAATCATGCTTATGACTGCTGCAAAGAAAACTTGGGAAGGGAGGAAGTTTAACTCCCTCTGCTTTTACATTTATGATGGCATTCACGACAAACTAACTAGTTCGAAAGTAAACTAATTAGCCTGTCCTAAACGtcatatatactaaaaaacaaagGGAATAGTAGTTGTTATATCGCAAGAGGTGAAAGCATATTTTATGTAATAGTTGGGAAGTGTTCTTtttcatttaggccttgtttagttccgaaaagtttttggatttggctactgtagcattttcgtttaattttatttgataattagtgtccaatcatggactaattaggcttaaaagattcgtcttacgatttacatgcaaaatgtgcaattagtttttgttttcgtctatatttaatgctccatgcatgtgtctaaagattctatataatgggtgaaaagtttttgggtgtgaaactaacaaggccttaatgataaagttttcaaaagaaagcaccCTAGTTTTTGTTAGTCAAAGTTCTTTTTTTAACCTAATCTTATAATATATGAGTTTTCATCCAAATAATTATTTTAGAGATATTGCTAGTCAAAGTTGTTTTCCTTTTCGACTTTGATGCACAAACTTTGGACTTGTATTACCTGTCACAAGACATAGTATACTTTCTGCTGTTTTGAGGGTGCAAATAATCACGAACGAGCAAGGCTGCACGTGTATTCAGCATTCAATTCGATCCTAAGGTAAAAGATGATGCAATACGAGCTTTACAACTGAAATAAATGATTGAAAACGAGCTCAAAGAATTCAATTGTAACCAGATTACAGCATGCAGTTGCTGAAGAAGCGCCACAATCTTGGCATGCAGGATAGCTCAATGCTACAACCAAGATTTACTGCAGTATGATACAATTCTCAGTCCTCCCAACTCCCATGAAATTGAAACACAGAATTTTCTAAAAAGGCTAAATCAGGCTTTATGATACCGAACCATTTACAGTTCCAGCACCTAATTTAAATCTGTTCCAATGTGCAGAGAGGCGCCAAACAAGGCTCCCATGGGGCTTCAACACACAAGACTGGTCGATCTGATGGCAATGTTTTCGCTGTGTGGCCTTGTGCCTGTTCGTATGCCAAAACCATTCTCCTCAACGGTAAAAGGTTTAGAACTTTTCAACCTCACACAGCTATATGGTTATCGATATCGAAACTCCGAAGATCTGAAGGGCTGGCTCCTAACCTGTAAACCAAGTTGGACAAAAACAAGTTATAGACCACAAAGGAAACTAGAGCAGGATTCGTAAACTTGAATATGCTGCAAGATTGTTGTATAGGTGAGTGCTGCAGAAAATTTGCACCGAGACATCAACAGACCACATAGGAAGCTAGAGCAAGATCTGTAAACTTCCTAAGTTGTAAAAGCCATCAGAGTTATGAACGACAACAACGATCAGTTACTACAAAAAGGGATGATTTACCTTTTGTTTATAGTGCAATAGTGAAATTTGATGCTTCCAGATCTCACATCTTCAGTATACTGTGACAAATAGTAGACATGTTTAAAGCATTTAGTGTAAAACCTATAAATGGCAAGAGCAAATGTGGAGAGGGGGAAATACCATCCTTAAGGTGACAATGATTGAAGAAAATGCAAGAGAATCAAATGGTATATCATCCAGAGCAAAAAGTGCACATTCCAGCGACTCCGCCCCAGGTGAAAAGTTGGGGGTCTTCAACCTTGCTCGGAAAATAATGTAACTCTACTGCATCTCATCGTAATACAAAGAGAATCAACTTAGTAGTGGACAAAATAACCTATAACTTTGTGACTGCCAAATTTTCACTCACTTGGCCAATCAGTGGAATATCCAACTGAGCAAAAGGTGAGACTATCTCTACATCTGCACATGCTTCTTCTAATGTTTCTCTAGAGGCTCCTTCAGCAGCAGACTCCCCCACCTCTAAATAACCAGCAGGAAGTGTCCTGTTAATGTAACCTTGGTCAAATTGGAGGACAGCAATACATGATTGCTATGTTcaataatgaaaaggaaaattgTTCATGCCGCACAAAACCAAGAAAAGTTTTGACAGAAAGAACTTGGAAATTGGTAATGTAAAGATTGGTACTGCATTAAAAAATAATGCTATTAGATAGGGAGTTTGTGAAAACAGAAAAGAGCCATTCCTAACATAAAAACAATGCAAAAACCTATATTATAATATTGCATCATATTCTGAACAGTACAGGCAAAGAGTTCTGGCTCAAACACTGCAAACCTGCATATGTCGTACATAGTCAAAAATAGTTGCGAGAGAATATCAAAACATAGTACAGCTATGCTATTAACTATTACAGTGCCAGAATCAGAACAAAAAATCGTAAGGAAAACATCAAAGGGAACTTACCAAAGACCATAAGCCGGTTCAATCTTTCTTCTGCAAAGGAGAACCTTATTATCATGCTCCACAAGGCAACCAACAACCTATTCAGATGATATATATTATAAATGGGAGAAAATAGAAGCCAACATGTGTTACACATATATAACAAAAATTTCTATTGCTAGTTATAGTCCCTTGTTTCACCAATAGgttaaacaaaaaagaaaatggGGGCAGTTTTGTCCGTCAAAAGCACTTCATACATGACTGAAAAATACGGGCTCTATGAATCAAGAAATTCAGGGGGTGTTTGCCGCAGATTAAAGCTGCAGCCGCTGCGGCTGTGATTTGCCTCCTACAAAATACAGTAGATAGAACTAGAAAAGCCACAGCCACTGCGGCTGTAATCTGAAGCGAACAGGCATTCAGTGTCTTAATTTAAAGTACAAATACAAATGCATatgatccttttctttttcttttatttgttCAGCATGTACCATTTTTGGGTTTTCGTAGTGAACTCTTCCACAAGAAGAACAAACAGCCCTCATCTTCTCATCACCATCAGGTATGGCCAATTTCGTCGGACTTCCACAAGCAGGGCAGAATTTGATCTTTGACTTGTGCACCTGCAGAAGGAATGGTTTGCTGAGATTAAGCCTTTAACATTTTTTCTTCACAAAAACAGTTAAATCAGTGTATATGTCTCAGTCTCAAGAAGTAAATATTGCAGAGTCATGATGCAGATTAATACTGATCACTGGTGTAGCAGAGATGCGTATGTTGTGTTGGTTTTGTGGGCACACAAGGAGGGATAGAGTCCGGACCGACGATAATCGGGATAGGGTTGGGGTGGCACCAATTGAGGAGAAATTGATTCAACATCGGTTGAATTGGTTTGGACATGTCCAACGGAGGCCTCCTGAGGCGCCGGTGCGTAGTGGGGTTCTAAAGCGGGTCGATAATGTAAAGAACGGTAGAAGTCGACCTAAACTGACTTGGGACGAGTCAGTTAAGAGAGACCTTGAGGAGTGGAATATCTCCAAGGATTTAGCTATGGATAGGAGCGCTTGGAGATTAGCAATCAACGTGTCtaatgttgttgttgttgtaataCTGATCACTTAGCAGGTAGCAGTCATATTAATGCATATCTAACCTCAAGCAGTCCAGGAGAGCTGACACAGAATTTTGCTGCGGTTTGGATGCCGCAACATTAGACAGAGTAGATGATCGTATTCCATTAGCATAGAAAACCCTGCGATTTTACTAGAGAGCACATCGGCCGTTTTCGCCTGCATGGGAAGCCAATCCCATTTGGCAATTGGCACGGTCACTGGATTGAGTCAACGCCCTAACCGATTCAGTAAGCACGCATCTCAGATATAACTGCTACGATGGCCGCCTGACCATAGCGCAGCACATTAGAGTGGCACGAGGAGCAGCACCGAAGGGGGGGCGGGGGACTCACCACGGCAGCAGGCGGCGCCGGGGCAGGGGAGCTGGCGCCGGAGCCGGACGAGGCCGCCATGCGGATAGGCGGGGAGCGCGCGAGCGGGAGCGCGTCGCGGCGGAGGAGCAGGCGGGTGCGCGGGGAGGACAGTCGCGCGGCGCGGTGGAGGAGCAGCGGGTGGGATCTGAGGAGGGGGAGGAGCATGGTGGTGGGTGCGGCCGTGCGGGCTCGGCTTTAGTAGCGTGTAGCGGAGGCGGGCGGGGTTGGTGGCGGGCGCGGTAGGGTGGGGGTGGGGATCGAGCCGAGCGAGGGCAGGCAATGGCGACTCGGGGGCCGCCGGGGGAAGGGGTGGTGAGGCCTGAGGTCGGCCGCCCAACACGTTCCGCCGCGGGATTGGTCGACGCGCGGTTTATGTGGTACGGTTGGGAGAAAGACTAGTTGAGCTGGCGTGTCAGGTTTATCCATGATTCCTCGAACCTGtacctcttttttttaaaaaaagaaaaaacttgtACCTTCCATCcactattattttattattaaacaAAAATATACTAGTATACTTATTAATAGTTTGGTTTCTCTAATGATTTGTTTCAATTGAAGGATTTTTATagaaatttaaaaagaaaatcCAATTCTTAAATTTTTGCTTACATCATATGATGTTTAGAACGAAGGAATTCTTTTCCTATGAAAAGGCTTGCTTTCCATTTATCAAATAGAGTAAATAAAACATGCACTTCAAGCTCTTGGTAAATTTTCCTACTTTACAAATGGAAAGAATGAGCAACTCCTTGTTCACTAGAATAGAAGATCATATATTCTT encodes:
- the LOC8074182 gene encoding nudix hydrolase 23, chloroplastic; this translates as MLLPLLRSHPLLLHRAARLSSPRTRLLLRRDALPLARSPPIRMAASSGSGASSPAPAPPAAVVHKSKIKFCPACGSPTKLAIPDGDEKMRAVCSSCGRVHYENPKMVVGCLVEHDNKVLLCRRKIEPAYGLWTLPAGYLEVGESAAEGASRETLEEACADVEIVSPFAQLDIPLIGQSYIIFRARLKTPNFSPGAESLECALFALDDIPFDSLAFSSIIVTLRMYTEDVRSGSIKFHYCTINKRLGASPSDLRSFDIDNHIAV